The genomic window CGTTGAAGGGTTTCATTAACCAGATCGCAGAGATTGATATGTGCCGGCTTTTCCAAACTGTCACGGTGTTCCAAGGCGCTCAAGCCCAGCATACGTTCCACCAGGGTCTGTATGCGGTTTGCTTCCGCGCTTATATTGTCAAGAAAACGCTGCTGCTGTGCTTTGGGAACATTGTCTTCCTGGAGCAGTTCCGCAGCCCCTGCAATGGCGGCCACAGGGCTTTTGATTTCATGTGTCAGGGACTGGACATAAGATTCAATGTATTCCTTTGCCGCAAGATCGGCTCTGATCTTTTCAAAGGCTTTGCCCATTTCGGCAATGTCGCTGCGGCCCAGGGATGGTCGCTGTTCATCTTCTCCTTTGCTGATGCTTTTGACATACCGGTTCAACCGGTCCAGTGGCCGGGTGATGAAAAACAGGGCCAGAACAGCCAGCACCAGGGATAGCAAGGCTGCCCCAATTGAACGTTTGAACACGGCGGCCTTGGCGTTTTCTATAAAATCGTTGATATTTTCCGTGGGTTTGCCAACAACCAGAACCCCGGCCATATGCGTGCCGATCATCACAGGTGCGGCCACATAAAGAGTGGTCAAATCCGGCCGGCCCGGGTCATCCCGGGTGGATCTGGCCCCGTATTCGCCATGAAGTGTTAAAAACACATCCCGCCAACGGGAATAATCCGTGCCGGGTGGATCACGCTCCAGGGAATCAAAAATCAGGAGGCCTTGTTGGTCGGTGATATAAACCCTTGTGTCCACGCCTGTTTTAGACAGATCATAAACCATTGCATTAAACGATTGGCGGTAAACCCCATTAAAAATCCGGGTCAGTTCAGCGGAGGAATACTCATGCGCCTCCATCCTGGCGCCTACCATGCCGGCAAGAATCCTTGCCTGATCCACCAGAGACTCCTCAACACCTTCCAGATATCTGTATTTCAGATTGTTTTGAAATTCTGCTGTCAGATAATAGACCGCCGGGATAAAAAAAAGACAAAACGAGATAAGCAGCCGGGTTCTCAGCCTCATGGTTCTTCTTTCAAGGAATAGCCCATGCCCCTGTGGGTTTTAATGGGATCGTTGTGGGGGGACACCCGGCGCAGTTTAGCCCGCAGATTTTTAATCTGGGCATCCACGGCCCGGTCGGTGCTCATTTCAGGGTCATCCCAAACCAGGTCCATGAGCATTTCCCTGGAATAGACCCTGCCCGGATGGCGGATTAAAAGGGAGAGGATTTTAAATTCATACCGGGACAGATCCAGAACCTGACCGTTAAAAAAAATCCGGCACCTGGTCTCGTCCAGCTCAAATCCCGCTCCCAGGTTTTGGGCAACCTGGCTGCCGGATGCCTGGACGCCATCATATCTGCGCAGCACCGCCTTGACCCGTGCGGACAATTCCCTTGGGCTGAACGGCTTGACCATGTAGTCGTCCGCCCCGATCTCAAGGCCCACGACACGATCGATTTCATCCGACCTTGCCGTTAGGAAAATAACCGGCACCTGAGACCCAAAACGAATCTGCTTGCAAAGTTCGATACCGTTGACATCGGGCAGACCAATGTCCAGGAGGACCAGGTCCACGCCACCTTGTTCAAGCCGTTCAAGGCCTTTTTTCCCCTGGCTGTGCCAGGATGTGGAAAAGCCTTCGGTTTCAAGGGCATACCGGATGTTTTCAACAATAGACGGTTCGTCTTCAATGATGAGGATATGTTTCATTTCAAGAACAATTCACGTTTTTTTCACATTGAATCCCTAAAGCGTTCACAGTGAAGTCTTAGCATGTATCCATATTTGGATCAATTCGGTGTTTATAACATTAAAAAAGGAGAGACATATTGGGATCATCATTCATTAAAAAAACGAGTATGATCGGTCTTCTGATCGCTTTGTTGAACATCCCGTTGGGATTTATCAGTGATACTATTGAAGAACGAAGTATGCGCAACGGCAAGGCACATATGCAGATCGCATCCACCTGGGGCCGGGCCCAGGGGATCACGGGACCAGTGCTGACCATCCCTTATTATGACAGCCAGGGTACCCTTCAGCATGCCTGCTTTTTGTCCGACACCCTTGACATTACGGCCAAAATTTCCCCGGAAAAAAGATACCGGGGCATATTTGAAGTCATTGTTTACCGGGCTGAAATCTCCATGTCCGGCACGTTTGGCAGACCTGATTTTTCTGCCTGGGATATTGAATCGTACCAGATCTTGTGGGACAAAGCCACGTTGACCATTGGATTAAATGAACTCAAAGGCATCCAGCTGATTTCAGCCTTCCAGTGGAACGGCAATCCTGCGCCATTACGGCCGGGTGAAAAGACAGCGCCAGGCATTTACGGGTTGGCTGCCCGCCTTTTTCCGGACCGTGAGCCGGACACCAAATCTGACTCGGCATCCAGCGGATTTGAGGATGCCAACCGGTTTAATATTGTTTTCAATCTTCACGGCTCAAGCGAAATCCGGTTTGCCCCGACCTCGGACACCACAACGGTGGCCGTCACCTCCCCCTGGCCACATCCCTCTTTCCAGGGTAGCTACCTGCCCGTCAAACGAACCATCACACCCGAAGGATTTAAAGCAAAATGGCAGGTGTCCGGGTTTGGCCGAGACTACCCCGGACAATGGAATAGTGAACAAAAGGACGCCCAGAAAGCCGCCAACCGTTTTACTAACGGCATGTTCGGAGTGAAATTGATCCAGCCGGTCAATTTTTACACCCTGTCCGAAAGATCCGTGAAATATGCTTTGCTGATTATCACCCTGACTTTTTTATGCTTTTTCATGTTTGAAATCCTTAACCGCCTAAAAATTCATCCCATGCAGTACCTTCTGGTGGGCTTTAGTTTAAGTCTTTTTTACCTGCTGCTGATCTCATTTTCCGAACATATCGGTTTTTTGCCTGCCTATGTGCTTTCAGCGGCGGCCTGTGTCGTGCTGATTACCTGGTATGCCCGTTCTTTTCTGGGTAGCAGCCGTTCGAGCCTGATCACAGGAGGCGTGCTTTCTGGCTTTTTTGCTCTATTTTATATTATTTTACAGCATGAAGGTTATTCCCTTGTCATGGGAACATCCAGCCTGTTCTTTATCCTGGCACTTGTCATGGGATTGACCCGAAAACTGGACTGGTATTCGGTTTTCAAGGCAGCACCGGGATTAAAAATCCCGGCATTCAGGTCAAAACGCCGACCACCTACCTGCAATCCCATGGCAGAGGAGAATGAAAAATGAAACGTTTGATGCAAATCATTGTGCTGCTGCTTTTAAGCATGGTTTCCTTGTGTTCTGCAGATTCCCAGATCCCCCAAATTAAGGTATGGGGAAAGAGTTCGTCACAGATTCGTCCGGACAATGCAGTATTGACCCTGAAAATAACCGGCAAAGGTCATAACGCCAAGGCGGCTGAAGAACTCCACCAAAAATATCTGGATAATGCCCTTAACGTGTTAAGTGATTTTGGCATCAGCGATAAGGATATCACTATGGACGGACCCTATACGAACCTTGACGGCACGGTTGTTTGTGTCTTGTCTGTACGGGTGGCTGAGTTTTCAAAACTGCCGGGGCTGATTCAGTCCTTTGCATCCAGGCCCGGCAGCAAGGTTGATCAGCTGGCATGGTCCCATACCCGGTTGGCACAGTTTCGAGCCGATGCCCTCTCCATGGCTGTAAAGGATGCAAGGCAAAAGGCGCAAACCATGATCCAAGCCCTGAACAGCCGGTTAGGGGAAGCGCTTTTGGTCCGTCCGGTCGATACAGAAAAGACAAAAGCAGGTGGTGATAAACCGTTCATCAGAATCGAAAAAAAGGTGGAAGTGGTATTTCGTCTGGTCCCCCTGTAATTATCCATTATCCCGGATCATTGGATCTTGTAGGAAAGCCCTGGCGGGGAAGGTCATTTCGTTTGATTCATATTTAAAGAATTATCCAGCACTTTTCGAATCTTTTTGGCAAGTTCATTTGTTGAAAACGGTTTCTGTATAAAGGCCACCCCGTCCTCGAGAACTCCTTTGTGCGTAATGACCTCGGCTGCATATCCGGACATAAATAGTAATTTGATTTCAGGAAACACCGCGGTTACTTTTTTTGCCAGATCCCGTCCGTTCATTTCAGGCATGACCACGTCGGTCATAAGAAGGTCTATTTTTCCCACATGTTCATTGGTGATACGTATTGCATCGGCTGGGCCGTCGGCCGGTAAGACCGAATAGCCCTTACGCTCAAGCATCATCCTTGTCATTTTAAGAATAGCGGGTTCATCCTCCACCAGCAAAATGGTTTCAGTTCCGGTGGGGACAGGTTTTGGAGGAATGGTTTGTTCCCGGGTATCCTCGGCCTCGGACGCTTGGAATCTTGGCAAATATATTTTAAAACAGGTTCCCTGATCCGGTTCGCTGTAAACATTGATAAAGCCGTTATTCTGTTTAACGATACCATAAATTATAGCAAGGCCCAGACCTGTGCCTTCACCCATATTTTTGGTGGTGAAAAATGGTTCAAACAAATTGTTCAATGTCTCTTTGCTCATGCCGCAGCCGTTATCCGTCACCGCGAGCATCGCATAGTCGCCGTTCATAAATCCTGCATGGCCGGCGCAATAAGCCTGATCAAAAATTTTATTTTGGGTTTCAATAGTGAGTTTGCCCACACCGGCAATGGCATCCCGGGCATTGACACACAGGTTGGCCAGGATTTGATTGATCTGGCTTGGGTCTATTTTGACCGGCCACAGCGAATCGGCCGGTATCCATGACAGATCAATATCCTCGCCAATGAGTCTGCGCAGCATTTTAAGCATACTGTCCACAGCATCGTTCAGGTCAAGCACTTCCGGCGAAATGATCTGTTTTCTGGCAAAAGTCAGCAATTGTTTTGTCAGATCCGCCGACCGTTCGGCAGCTTTTTGAATTTCTTCAAGATCAGCATACAGATCATGGCTGCTCTCTATTTTTTCAAAGGCCAGCTCTACATAACCCAGGATCACCCCGAGCATATTATTAAAATCATGGGCCACACCGCCTGCCAGCCGCCCAATTGCCTCCATTCTCTGGGCCTGGTTGAGTTGTTTTTGCAGCTTTTCTCGTTCGGCATCCGCCTTCTTGCGCTCGGTGATGTCTTCAATAATACTGATAATACCCGTAACCTCATCGTTTTCATTGCGGATATAATCCCAGGTTATCTGGACATCTATCTCCCGGTCATCCTTGGTTTTTTCCCGGGTGGCATACATGGTGGGTTCAGGTTCCTTGGTGATGATATTCTGATAATAGTCCATGATTTGATCGCGATGGTCATCATCTACCGTCAGGTCCCATAGATTCATGCCGATCAGTTGATCCGGTCCGTAACCTCGTATGTTATGATGGGCAGGGTTGCTGTAAACAATCTTGCCGGCTAAATCGGTAAGCTGGATACCAAAAGGCGCCGTATTCACAAGCGTTCTGAACTTCTCTTCACTTTGCTTAAGTGTGGTTTCCGCTCGTTTCCGCTCGGAGATATCGATATCAAGACAAAAAAGTTCCCGCTCACACCCCGGTACCTCGACAATAACATGATGGGAGATCACCGGTACCTGGGAACCATCTTTATGCTTCAGCAACAGCTCCCCGGACGGGATGGGTTGGCCTGACTTTGCCATTTTATGCATCTCTTCAATGACGATCTCCCTCATTTCAGGCGGGATAATCAGATCAAGAAGGCTGCGGCCAATCGCCTCTTGCTGAGTATATCCATAAAGCTTTTCCGACGCTTTATTCCAATATTGAGTTGTACCATCGAAGCCATATCCCTGAACAGCGACGGCGTCGACATTCTCCATCAAATTTCGAAATCTTTTTTCACTTTCTTGCAAAAACTTTTCCGTTTTTTGACGCTCGGTAATGTCCTTTGCAACAGCATAATAATATGTTGCATTCTCAAATCTAATTTTTTGGCCGATCACTTCGACTGATATTAAATCACCGTTTCGGGTTTTATGAATGGTTTCAAATCTTTTAGGCGTATTAAACGGCACCTCATCCCAAAAAGATAAAAATTGTTCTATTGAAACTTTTTGATCCACATCATCTATATGCAACTGAAGAATGTCGCCTTTTTTACGATCTAAACACGTGCATGCACCTTGGTTTGCATCAACAATTTTGCCTTTTTCGGATATTAAATAAACGGCATCAGAAATGGTCTCAAACAATTGATGGTACTTTTTTTCGCTCTCTGTTATCTGCGTGATGAAAATTAAATTTTCAATTAATCTTGTAATTCTCAGCCCGATTATTTTATACAGATACTTCTCATTATCGCTCCAATGATGGCTACTTTCGCAATGATGCATGCCGAACATCCAGGCGTCATCATTCTTCGGCTTCAATGCCATGAATATCATTGACTTAACATCGAACTGTAAGGCAATGTCATTGCACATTTCCTTGCCTGCAGGCGGATCAGTTTCCGGACATCCATTATTGTTAAGCGCGCGGTTGCAGTATTGAGCCATATCACGGGTCATGGGCACTGTTGCATTCAAAGCCTTGGCACCGGGAAACGACGGTGTTGTTCTTTCATATGCCACGTCAAATGTCGGTAAATCAGGATTACAAGGATAGAACAACCAGGCCCGATCGCATGAAAAAAGCGCAAGTAATTTTTCAAGAATTTGATCTAAGACATCATCAGCATCGGATTGTATATTGATGATCGCTTCAATTTCTTCTATGGCAAATAAGATGCGATCCGGATTATTGAAATTCATAAAAGACTCCAGTACAAGTCTTCGACTTGCTGAAAATAAGTCTGCATAGGTATCCCAAACCTACTTTATCATATTATTTTAATCCAAAAGACAAGAACAAGTTGTTAATATTGGGGTTATTTTATATTTTTTTAGACTCTCAATCTAAAAGATCAAAAATTTAACGAAACGAGTGGCAACATTGAAAAAGAACTATTTCCTGACGAATAACCACCGAATATCATTGTGACCCTTTTTGTATGGATCTTTGATTCTGCACCGTAAATCAACGATAAAAGAATATCATTCCAATGAAATGAAGTAAATCAAAACCAAAAATTAATCGTATAAAAAATATCCGCCCAGAACTTTTTGACAAAAAAAATCGATATTTGTATGGTTTGCCCCCCAAGCAAAGAATGAAAGCATGAAAGGATCAAATCAAATGTCAATGTATGTACATAAAAATTACGTTAACGGCAAATTCATGGACAACAAAACCGGGAAACGATTTTCTGTGGTCAACCCTGCTACCGGAGAAGAGATCTACCAGATGGAAAAGGCAGATGAATATATCCTTAATGCCGCTGTGGAAAGTGCAAAAAAAGGGTTTCAAATCTGGTCAGCCATGGATGCGACACAACGCAGCCGGATTCTCAGGAAAGCCGTATCTATTCTGCAGGAGAAAAATGATGAATTGGCCCGCATCGAAGTTTTAGATACCGGCAAACCCCTGCAGGAGGCGGCCGAGGTGGATGTCATTACCGGCGCGGAGGTCATAGAATTTTTTGCAGGTATCGCACCGGGAATCGAAGGCTGCCGGCAGGACCTTGGCCGGGATTTTTACTATACCCGCAGGGAACCTTTAGGGGTGTGTGCCGGACGGGGTGTTCAATGTTGTCCAGGGCGCTGCAGGTGTGGGGCAGTGGCTCACAGCGTGCCCGGACATTGAAAAAGTTTCATTTACCGGCGAAGTGGGAACAGGGAAAAAGGTGATGGCCAGTGCGGCCACAACCCTCAAAGATGTGACCATGGAGCTTGGGGGCAAATCCCCGCTAATTGTATTTGAGGATGCGGACATAGACGATGCGCTCAGTGCGGCCATGCTGGCCGAAGTTCAGTCTTTTGTTCAGCAAAAGAAACCCATCCTATTCCTGGGATGGGCACCCCACAGCATGAACGAACGCATTGACATGACCTATCTGACCGGCAGCACCGCAGAAACCTTTGGTGGAGACGATGGCACTGCCACGGTCTGGACCAACACCCGCAAAGGTTTTGAGGATGATATGCCCAATGTGGCAACCTTTCTGAAAAACTTCACATTTCCCGTTGCCATGATCAACCAGATCATGACCGCTATGCACACCCAGAAAGGCCTTTCCCCCCGGGATGCCGGTCTGATCTGGCTAAAACAGCATCCCGACACTTACCGGGACTGGCTGAAAAACGTGACCACCACAGGCGGCAAACCGGCAGCCCCGGCCTTTGAGGTGGCCCTTGAAGGCGTTAAAGAATAAACCCCGTCTGTATTTCTACCACGAAGGGCACGAAGGATTAATTTCTTCGTGCCCTTCGTGATCTTCGTGGTATTTAAAAAATCAAAAATCAGGTATTACGTTATTATCTGTCCGGCAGAGCCTGGCACACAAATTCCAAAAGATGGGTCACCCGGGCAGGAACACCCTGGCGGTTAAGGCTGTCCTGGAGCTGAATCATGCACCCCGGGCAGGCTGTTGCCACAATTTGCGCCCCGCTTTGGGCAATATGATGCGCCTTTTGGTCGCCGATCTTTTGACTGGTTTCGTAATGGTGGACAGAGAAGGTGCCGCCCAGACCGCAGCAGGTTGCCGCATCGGTCATTTCAACATAGTCGATCTGGGGCAATGCGTGAAGCAGTTGCCTGGGGGCTTGGGTCAAGCCGTGATTTCGCAGGTGGCAGGGATCGTGGTAGGTGACCTTAACCGGCGCCTTTGAGCGGGGCAACGCGGCCAGTCTGCCAACCAGGTCCATATCCATTAAAAACTCCATGATATCCCGCGTCTTGTCGGCAAAAACATGATAATCTGCCCCCAACGTAGGGTAAAGCCCGGCTAGGGCACCGTGGCAAGAGGCGCAGGCCGTGATCACATAATCAAAGGCGTGGGGTTTCAAAGCCTTTAAATTTCTTTGAGCAAGCGTATCCACCGCATTTCCCGCACCGGCAGACAGAGCGGGAAGCCCGCAGCACACCTGTTCATCGGTGAGGGTTACATGAATTCCCATGAAATTGAGAATACGAACCAGGTACGCTCCGATTTCAGGGTATAGGTAATTGATCCCGCACCCGGTAAAAAAAAGCACTTTGGGACCGGTTGAAAAGGAAACAGTCTGCCGGATTTCTCTGTTCAAAAAAGGCGTGAATGACGGCTTGGGTAAAGTGCGTTCCCGGGGGATGCCCGGTACAGGAAACCTCAATTTCAAGCCACTTGTGTCAGGAATCCGCCGGCACAACAGCCTGGAAGCCAACTCTCCGCTTTTACTCATCCAATCCATAGTCTTTTTATGCGTCAGCAAGGCGGCCACCCCTTTACCAAATCCGGACAGTCCTTTTTTCCGGGCCACCTCCCTGCGGGCCGCCGCCACAATCTCATGGGTCGGGACCTGGTTAGGGCACAGGTTGGCGCAACTGCCGCACAGCAGACACTGGGACAAATCATGAACCAACCGGTCTTCGGCAAAGACCTGTCCGTCCATCATGGCCTGGGCCAGGGTAATTTTTCCCCGGGCCACGCCGCCTTCGGTATTTTCTGCCTTGAACACAGGGCATGTAGCCCGGCAGGCACCGCACTTCACACAGGCCTGGGTCCACGTTCTGTATTGTTCCAGATCTATCATTTTACCTCTCCGGGAAGTGGTAGGTCATCGGCTGGAAAAATTTTACCCGGATTGAGGATATTGTGCGGATCCAAGGCTTTTTTAAGGGTTTTCATATAAAGAATGGACTGACTTGACAGCTCCAGGGAAAGGTAGGGGGCTTTCATGATGCCGACCCCGTGTTCGCCACTCATGGTTCCGCCCAACGCCAGAGTGGCCCGGAACAGTGCCTCAATGGCAAGCTCGGCATCGGCCATTTGTTTTGCATCATCTTTGTCCGCCATGATATTGACGTGGATATTTCCGTCACCGGCATGGCCGAAGTTCACGATGGGCAGGTTGTATTGATCAGAAATCTTTTCGATCCGGCGGATCATCTCGGGCAGCTTTGATCGAGGAACACAAATATCTTCATTGAATTTTTCCAGCCCAAGCTTTTTCAATGAAGGAGAAATCGCCCTGCGGATCTTCCAGATCTCTTCGCTTTCTTCAAAGGTATTGGCCACCCGGTTTTCCAACACCCCTTGGGAATCGACCACCTTTAAAATTCTTTGAGCCTGCTTATCCAGAAACTCCTGGTCTCCGTCCACCTCTATGATCAGGGCTGCTTCTGCAGCTTCCGGCATGGAGAGTCCTGCGGTCTGCCTGAGGCAATCCAAGGTCCGGCCGTCCATGAATTCCAGGGTAGCGGGAATAATTTTTTCACGAATAATGGCGGATACAGCTTTGGCAGCGCCGTCAATGGCATCAAACACCACCAGCATGGTCTTCTTGGCCTGGGGTTTGGGAATCAGCTTGAGAATAATCTTGGTGATAACAGCCAGAGTGCCCTCCGAACCGCAAAAGAGCTTGGTCAAATCATAGCCAACCACCCCTTTCATGGTGGTACCGCCGGTTTCAATCAAGTCACCTGTAGGCGTAACCACCTCCAAGCCGAGGACATAATCCTTAGTCACCCCGTACTTGACACACCGGGGACCGCCTGCACATTCAGCCACATTCCCGCCGAGACTCGAAACTTTCAAGGAAGCTGGATCAGGGGGATAAAACAACCCTAACGCCTCAACGGCCTTTTGAAAATCCCCGGTCACCACACCGGGCTCCACCACGGCCACAAGATTTTCCTGATCTATATCCAGGATCCGGTTCATCCGGCTCATGCCCATGACCATTCCCCCGTAAACCGGCAGAGCGCCGCCGGTGAACCCGCTACCGGCCCCTCTGGGGTAAACCGGGATACGGTAGTGGTGGGCAAGTTTCATGATCCGGGATACGGCCTGGGCATCTGCCGGATGCACCACAACATCCGGAAGAAATTGCTTGCGCGTGGCATCATAGCTGTACAAAATACGGTCGGTCTTTTCACAGCTCGCATATTTGGAACCGCATATCTCTTTGAGTTCCCGGATCACGTTTTCAGGTATCATAAAACAGCTTCCTAATTAAATAGCGCAGGTAGGACTAAGGTAATCTGAGGGATGTACGTCACCATCATCAACCCCAGCAGGCACACCAGCAAAAAGGGCATTACTGACATGCTCACCTGCCCCATTCCTCTGCCGGTAATGGTTTTGGTCACAAACAGGTTATACCCAAAGGGCGCGGTAATATAGCCGATAACAAAATTAACGACAATTACGGCCCCAAGATGAATCGGATCAATGCCCAGATTCACCGCAATGGGCTCCAGTATAGTAACAATAATAACTATGGCGGCGGGCGTGTCCAGTAATGATCCGATAAAAAGGAATAAAATATTAACCAGCAGTAAAAAGACATACTTGTTTGCCGAAATGGTGGAGATGGCCTGGGCAGCAATTGCCGGGATCTGGGCCGAAGCCATTAGCCATGCAAACAAGTTGGCACTGGCGATAACGAACATGATCATGGCAGAACTTTTGGCACCTTCGGCAAAACATTCTATAATCCCTTTCAGATAAAGGGTCTTTTGAAAAAACACACCGACAATAAGGGCATAAATACATGCAATAGCACCAGCTTCAGTTGGCGTAAACGCGCCGGAATAGATCCCACCAAGGACAAGAACCGGAGCGCCGATGGCGTACTTGGCCTGCCAGAGCAGCAGAACCACCCGAACCGGAGAAGGGCGGCGACCGCTTCGAGGAATTCCCTCACGAACGGCCCGAAAAAGTGAATAGACCACCATGAGTAAAGCAAAAAAAATCCCGGCCCCTAAAATCACGAAAAAAGGAATAACCAATCAATGTCATTCTGCTCTCCTCCCATCCCTGCAAACCTCTGAGACCAAGACGGCTTGTAGAGCGCAGGATATGAGGCCAGGCCGCCCGCCGGGCCTTGTCAGGATCGCCCAGCCGGATAGCCTCATAAATTTCTTCATACTCCCTTAAAATCTTTTTCGGCATCAATTGCCCGCTTCATTTTTTCAAGGACACCCAAAAGCTCACATAACTGTTCATGGGACCGTCTGCGGGCAGCCATGGCTGCCCCGCCCACTTCCATCTCGATCCTCAACTCCATGACGGCACGCAAGTCTTCAAGGGTTGCAAGCTCCTTTGAATCGATTTTAAACGCCT from uncultured Desulfobacter sp. includes these protein-coding regions:
- a CDS encoding FAD-linked oxidase C-terminal domain-containing protein; amino-acid sequence: MIPENVIRELKEICGSKYASCEKTDRILYSYDATRKQFLPDVVVHPADAQAVSRIMKLAHHYRIPVYPRGAGSGFTGGALPVYGGMVMGMSRMNRILDIDQENLVAVVEPGVVTGDFQKAVEALGLFYPPDPASLKVSSLGGNVAECAGGPRCVKYGVTKDYVLGLEVVTPTGDLIETGGTTMKGVVGYDLTKLFCGSEGTLAVITKIILKLIPKPQAKKTMLVVFDAIDGAAKAVSAIIREKIIPATLEFMDGRTLDCLRQTAGLSMPEAAEAALIIEVDGDQEFLDKQAQRILKVVDSQGVLENRVANTFEESEEIWKIRRAISPSLKKLGLEKFNEDICVPRSKLPEMIRRIEKISDQYNLPIVNFGHAGDGNIHVNIMADKDDAKQMADAELAIEALFRATLALGGTMSGEHGVGIMKAPYLSLELSSQSILYMKTLKKALDPHNILNPGKIFPADDLPLPGEVK
- a CDS encoding TRAP transporter large permease subunit, yielding MVIPFFVILGAGIFFALLMVVYSLFRAVREGIPRSGRRPSPVRVVLLLWQAKYAIGAPVLVLGGIYSGAFTPTEAGAIACIYALIVGVFFQKTLYLKGIIECFAEGAKSSAMIMFVIASANLFAWLMASAQIPAIAAQAISTISANKYVFLLLVNILFLFIGSLLDTPAAIVIIVTILEPIAVNLGIDPIHLGAVIVVNFVIGYITAPFGYNLFVTKTITGRGMGQVSMSVMPFLLVCLLGLMMVTYIPQITLVLPALFN